The following coding sequences are from one Corticium candelabrum chromosome 20, ooCorCand1.1, whole genome shotgun sequence window:
- the LOC134195653 gene encoding L-aminoadipate-semialdehyde dehydrogenase-phosphopantetheinyl transferase-like has protein sequence MFKARWYFRCGSWIPNEREWTKAADILIPEEKQRIGKFKYQKDAKSSLSGRLLIRKAARDICNIPHQSQHPKRTDAGKPYLQIGDSNHIRAFNVSHSGDLVVLAGDFSHPDVDIGVDVMRIEWPSRTTVPDYFHTMRRQFTESEWQVIRRPTDEWDKMHVFYRFWCLKESYVKAIGVGLGIDLQRLEFHTKESNRGADVVCTTQLFKDGNLQPDWMFEESYIDDNHCVAVALNQNSVIPQTCVDRFIELTSEDLFRDLPEALNPDVKYWREYAGKEARPQSKRKPSS, from the coding sequence atgttCAAAGCACGTTGGTACTTCCGCTGTGGGTCTTGGATTCCAAATGAGAGAGAGTGGACTAAAGCTGCAGATATACTTATTCCCGAGGAAAAACAAAGAATCGGGAAATTCAAGTACCAAAAAGATGCGAAATCTAGCCTATCAGGCAGGCTATTGATCAGAAAAGCTGCTCGGGATATCTGCAACATCCCACATCAAAGTCAGCACCCGAAACGAACCGACGCAGGAAAACCTTACCTTCAAATCGGAGATTCCAACCACATCCGGGCTTTCAACGTGTCACATTCCGGGGACTTGGTCGTTTTGGCGGGTGATTTTTCTCATCCGGATGTCGACATTGGTGTAGATGTGATGAGGATAGAATGGCCAAGCAGGACAACCGTGCCCGATTACTTCCACACAATGCGTCGTCAGTTCACTGAATCAGAGTGGCAGGTCATTCGACGACCAACAGACGAATGGGACAAGATGCATGTTTTCTATCGGTTCTGGTGTCTCAAAGAGAGCTACGTCAAAGCCATAGGTGTAGGACTAGGAATAGATCTCCAGCGGCTTGAATTCCACACTAAAGAGTCAAACAGAGGAGCCGACGTCGTGTGTACGACACAATTGTTTAAGGATGGAAATTTACAGCCAGACTGGATGTTCGAAGAGTCTTATATTGATGACAATCATTGCGTCGCTGTTGCTCTTAATCAAAATTCTGTGATTCCTCAAACTTGTGTGGACCGGTTTATTGAACTCACGAGCGAGGATTTATTTAGAGATTTGCCTGAAGCGTTAAATCCCGATGTGAAGTATTGGCGTGAATATGCCGGAAAGGAAGCTCGGCCACAATCGAAAAGGAAACCAAGTAGTTAG